A window of the Gossypium hirsutum isolate 1008001.06 chromosome A05, Gossypium_hirsutum_v2.1, whole genome shotgun sequence genome harbors these coding sequences:
- the LOC121229198 gene encoding nicotianamine synthase yields MASLQNQSNFETKIPAEILIARVIQIHDRISKLESLRPSKQVNTLFTHLVKLCTLPSNIDIKAIPQDVQAMRENLILLCGHAEGLLELEFATFISKIPRPLNNLDLFPYYNNYVELARLEYRILSDNGVVQPKKVAFVGSGPMPLTSFVMATYHMKSTHFDNYDIDEVANDVARLIVASDNEFEKRMKFVTSDIMEVKEKLMEYDCIFLAALVGMRKDRKLKIIEHVRKHMKAGGFLLVRSANGARAFLYPEVDEVDLPGFEVLSVFHPTNEVINSVVLARKPFFDN; encoded by the coding sequence ATGGCTTCTCTTCAAAATCAATCCAACTTTGAAACAAAGATTCCGGCTGAAATCCTCATTGCTCGGGTCATCCAAATTCACGATAGGATTTCCAAGCTCGAGTCATTGAGGCCATCAAAGCAAGTGAATACCCTCTTCACTCACCTCGTCAAATTATGTACCCTTCCTTCAAATATAGATATTAAAGCCATACCCCAGGACGTACAAGCAATGCGTGAGAATCTCATACTTCTTTGTGGCCATGCAGAGGGCTTATTAGAGCTTGAATTCGCCACATTTATATCCAAAATTCCCCGACCATTGAACAATCTCGATCTCTTCCCTTATTACAACAACTACGTGGAGTTAGCCCGTTTAGAATATAGAATTCTCAGCGACAATGGTGTAGTGCAACCGAAGAAAGTAGCGTTCGTTGGCTCGGGTCCAATGCCGCTCACTTCCTTTGTAATGGCAACCTATCACATGAAATCTACACATTTCGACAACTACGACATAGATGAAGTGGCGAACGACGTGGCTCGTCTGATTGTTGCTTCGGATAACGAGTTCGAGAAGAGGATGAAGTTCGTGACAAGTGACATAATGGAGGTAAAAGAGAAGCTAATGGAATATGACTGTATATTTCTGGCAGCTTTAGTTGGGATGAGGAAAGACCGGAAATTAAAGATTATAGAGCATGTAAGGAAGCACATGAAAGCAGGAGGGTTTTTGCTTGTGAGGAGTGCTAATGGAGCTAGAGCATTTTTATACCCTGAAGTGGACGAAGTGGACTTGCCTGGTTTTGAGGTTCTTTCAGTTTTTCATCCCACAAATGAAGTGATCAACTCGGTTGTACTAGCGAGGAAGCCCTTTTTTGATAACTAA
- the LOC121229175 gene encoding two-component response regulator ARR10: MEEIFLENLIEPQIDDDHTLKELTVFAFNTQVLSLQYLCAVLHNCNYKVKSASSAVEAIEILRTNKHGIDIVLVDVDTADLNAFKVMETIGLETNLPVIMVTADSNLENITKGLAHGAVDCIIKPFEMEQIKNTIQSHVASNKTRGQNLNPLPGSNARMAVKDACCSSKRKKKRLVWSRELDAKFVKAVQILEKGSENVHPKRILDVMNEPGLSRAHISSHLQKYRLALKKRKADTNKQGLEVEPTNYCLKKREIGNFNADRRRLAIQSFNGVMSPSSSSPDQKKQSQSLVYSCINGHGPEFQTPDFYYNNHRLETNIQPHNVESEHVSGTTTLSPYFNGVDSEPIILSSAAVYPSPNAVFLEPEANIAFHSHFDVISVPNPLYGFTIDCSTEVQYPSSTVLGRNSETYAVQNGTTISPSDTSSYHYVEPENEVSGTYNSQIECSLFEEESIDWYSLLDDQ, encoded by the exons ATGGAAGAGATATTTCTTGAAAATCTGATTGAGCCTCAGATTGATGATGATCATACCCTCAAGGAGTTAACAGTTTTTGCTTTTAATACTCAAGTTCTTAGCCTTCAGTATCTTTGTGCTGTGCTCCATAACTGCAACTATAAAG TTAAATCAGCATCATCCGCCGTTGAAGCTATAGAGATCCTGCGTACAAACAAACATGGAATCGACATTGTGCTTGTCGACGTGGATACTGCTGACTTGAATGCTTTTAAAGTTATGGAGACTATTGGACTTGAAACGAACTTACCGGTGATAA TGGTAACAGCAGATAGCAACCTGGAAAACATAACCAAGGGATTAGCTCATGGGGCTGTAGATTGCATCATTAAACCCTTTGAAATGGAGCAAATCAAGAATACTATTCAGAGCCATGTTGCTTCTAATAAAACAAGGGGCCAAAATTTAAATCCTTTGCCAGGGTCCAATGCTCGTATGGCAGTTAAAGATGCCTGTTGTTCTAGTAAACGGAAGAAAAAGAGATTGGTATGGAGCAGGGAGCTCGATGCAAAGTTTGTAAAAGCTGTTCAGATATTGGAAAAAG GATCTGAAAATGTGCATCCAAAGAGGATACTTGATGTCATGAATGAACCAGGACTCAGTCGGGCACATATTTCTAGTCATCTGCAG AAGTATAGACTAGCGTTGAAAAAGCGCAAAGCTGACACGAATAAACAAGGCTTGGAAGTGGAACCAACTAATTATTGTCttaaaaaaagggaaattggcAACTTTAATGCTGATCGTCGTCGTCTAGCCATTCAAAGCTTTAATGGGGTAATGTCACCGTCTAGCAGCTCGCCGGATCAGAAGAAGCAATCTCAATCCCTTGTTTATAGTTGCATAAATGGTCATGGCCCAGAGTTTCAAACGCCagatttttactataataatcACCGCTTAGAAACGAATATTCAGCCTCATAATGTTGAATCCGAGCATGTTTCAGGGACCACTACTCTGTCACCATACTTCAATGGCGTGGACTCCGAGCCTATTATTCTTAGCAGTGCGGCGGTTTATCCATCCCCAAATGCTGTATTTCTGGAACCTGAAGCTAATATAGCTTTCCATTCCCATTTCGATGTTATTTCCGTCCCAAATCCACTATATG GATTTACAATAGACTGTTCAACTGAGGTGCAATATCCAAGTTCCACGGTCTTGGGAAGAAATAGCGAGACCTATGCGGTGCAGAATGGCACAACGATATCACCATCCGACACTAGCTCCTACCATTATGTTGAACCTGAAAATGAAGTGTCTGGGACTTATAACAGCCAAATCGAGTGTAGTTTGTTCGAGGAGGAGAGCATTGATTGGTATTCTCTGTTAGATGATCAGTAA
- the LOC121229199 gene encoding probable xyloglucan endotransglucosylase/hydrolase protein 23, whose product MAAFHSPSTASIGMVLLLLISFSMAAFAYGNFYHNFDVVWGDGRALIQEGGDLLTLSLDKTSGSGFQSKDEYLYGKIDMQLKLVPGNSAGTVTAYYLSSKGEAWDEIDFEFLGNLSGQPYILHTNVFCQGKGNREQQFYLWFDPTADFHTYSILWNSQRIVFSVDGIPIREFKNLEFLGAPFPKNQKMRLYSTLWNADDWATRGGLVKTDWSQAPFKASYRNFNADACVWSSGSSYCSSNKNAWFWEELNFAKKGQMKWVQNNYMVYNYCEDTKRFPQGLPTECTFADIF is encoded by the exons ATGGCTGCATTTCATTCCCCTTCAACTGCATCCATTGGGATGGTTTTGTTGTTGCTCATCAGTTTTTCGATGGCTGCTTTTGCTTACGGTAACTTTTACCATAATTTCGACGTCGTTTGGGGAGACGGCCGTGCTTTGATTCAAGAAGGAGGCGACCTGCTTACGCTGTCTCTTGATAAAACATCTGGCTCTGGGTTCCAATCTAAGGATGAATATCTCTATGGAAAAATCGATATGCAGCTCAAGCTTGTCCCTGGCAATTCAGCTGGCACAGTTACTGCCTACTAT TTATCCTCCAAAGGTGAAGCGTGGGATGAAATAGATTTTGAATTCTTGGGGAACTTAAGTGGACAACCTTACATTCTCCATACTAATGTCTTCTGCCAAGGCAAGGGCAACAGGGAACAGCAATTCTACTTATGGTTTGACCCCACTGCAGATTTCCACACCTACTCCATCCTTTGGAACTCACAGCGCATTGT GTTCTCTGTGGATGGCATCCCTATTAGAGAGTTTAAGAACTTGGAGTTTCTTGGCGCTCCATTTCCTAAGAATCAGAAAATGAGGTTATATTCTACGCTTTGGAATGCCGATGACTGGGCAACAAGAGGTGGACTTGTGAAGACAGATTGGAGTCAAGCCCCTTTCAAAGCTTCCTATAGGAACTTCAATGCCGATGCTTGCGTTTGGTCATCTGGTTCATCTTATTGCAGCTCAAACAAAAATGCATGGTTTTGGGAAGAGCTTAATTTCGCTAAGAAAGGACAGATGAAATGGGTGCAAAATAATTACATGGTCTATAATTACTGCGAAGACACAAAGCGATTCCCCCAAGGCCTTCCCACGGAATGTACCTTTGCCGACATATTCTAA
- the LOC107941404 gene encoding xyloglucan endotransglucosylase/hydrolase protein 22, with the protein MSSSGFKFTLLVPLMVACLMASSASNFHNDFDITWGDGRGKIVNNGEVLTLSLDKASGSGFQSKNEYLFGKIDMQLKLVPGNSAGTVTAYYLSSKGSTWDEIDFEFLGNLSGDPYILHTNVFSQGKGNREQQFYLWFDPTVDFHTYSILWNPQRIIFSVDGTPIREFKNMESFGVPFPKNQPMRIYSSLWNADDWATRGGLVKTDWTQAPFTASYRNFNADACVWSNGASSCKSNASPSSASTNSAWFSQEMDSAKQQRLKWVQKNYMIYNYCNDAKRFPQGLPPECNMS; encoded by the exons ATGAGTTCTTCAGGTTTCAAATTTACCTTGCTTGTTCCGCTTATGGTTGCTTGTCTCATGGCATCATCAGCCAGCAATTTCCACAATGATTTTGACATAACATGGGGAGACGGCCGTGGTAAAATCGTCAACAATGGAGAGGTTCTCACTCTCTCCCTTGATAAAGCTTCTGGTTCTGGTTTCCAATCCAAGAACGAGTACCTATTCGGCAAGATTGATATGCAGCTCAAGCTTGTCCCTGGAAACTCCGCTGGCACAGTCACTGCTTACTAT CTATCTTCGAAAGGATCAACATGGGATGAAATTGATTTCGAGTTCCTTGGGAATTTAAGTGGTGACCCTTACATTCTTCACACAAATGTGTTCAGTCAAGGAAAGGGTAACAGAGAACAACAATTCTACCTCTGGTTTGACCCAACTGTAGATTTCCATACTTATTCAATCCTTTGGAATCCCCAACGTATAAT CTTCTCTGTTGACGGTACACCCATTAGAGAGTTCAAAAACATGGAATCATTTGGTGTCCCGTTTCCTAAGAACCAGCCGATGAGAATTTACTCTAGCTTGTGGAATGCTGATGATTGGGCCACAAGGGGTGGTTTGGTTAAGACCGACTGGACTCAAGCTCCTTTCACTGCCTCTTACAGGAACTTCAATGCCGATGCTTGTGTGTGGTCCAATGGGGCTTCTTCGTGTAAATCGAATGCTTCACCATCTTCTGCATCGACAAACAGTGCATGGTTCTCTCAAGAAATGGATTCAGCTAAGCAACAAAGGTTGAAATGGGTGCAAAAGAACTACATGATATACAACTACTGCAATGATGCTAAGAGATTTCCTCAAGGTCTACCTCCAGAGTGCAATATGTCTTAA
- the LOC107941414 gene encoding FGGY carbohydrate kinase domain-containing protein isoform X1, whose protein sequence is MNMKGKEMLGKGRTRSDTTPLLGKHKQQHQQPHPKIRFHSSPSACSHSISSPLFLEMAAAISSASSSPTSHCNVFLGIDVGTGSARAGLFDEEGKLLGSASSPIQIWKEGDCIEQSSTDIWHAVCSAVKAACSLANIDGEQVKGIGFAATCSLVAVDADGSPVTVSWSGDSRRNIIVWMDHRAVKQAEKINSRNSPVLQYCGGSVSPEMQPPKLLWVKENLQESWSMVFRWMDLSDWLSYRATADDTRSLCTTVCKWTYLGHAHMQHINEKDSRDMEACGWDDDFWEEIGLGDLVEGHHAKIGRSVAFPGHALGSGLTPTAAKELGLVAGTPVGTSLIDAHAGGVGVMESLPEKENDNEAICHRMVLVCGTSTCHMAVSRDKLFIPGVWGPFWSAMIPEYWLTEGGQSATGALLDYIIESHVASPRLANHAASQKTSLFQLLNSMLESMMRELQCPFIAALTEDTHVLPDFHGNRSPIADPKAKGVVFGLTLDPSEQQLARLYLATVQAIAYGTRHIVEHCNANGHKIDTLLACGGLSKNALFIQEHADIIGCPIILPRESESVLLGAAILGAVAAKKYTCLSEAMKALNAAGQVIHPSTDSRVKKYHDAKYSIFRELYQQQLSQRSIMAQALA, encoded by the exons atgaatatgaaaggaaaagaaatgttGGGTAAAGGGAGAACTCGGTCTGATACGACGCCGCTTCTCGGCAAACATAAACAACAACATCAACAACCTCATCCAAAAATCCGGTTCCATTCTTCTCCATCCGCCTGTTCTCACAGTATCTCCTCCCCTTTGTTCCTCGAAATGGCCGCCGCTATCTCCTCCGCCTCCTCCTCCCCTACTTCCCATTGCAACGTCTTCCTCGGCATCGACGTCGGCACCGGTAGTGCACGCGCCG GTCTCTTTGATGAGGAAGGGAAGCTTCTAGGATCTGCTAGTAGCCCAATACAAATATGGAAAGAAGGCGATTGTATTGag CAATCTTCAACTGATATCTGGCATGCAGTCTGTTCAGCTGTGAAAGCAGCATGTTCACTTGCAAATATTGATGGGGAACAGGTGAAGGGCATTGGATTTGCAGCTACTTGTTCACTTG TGGCTGTGGATGCAGATGGCTCTCCAGTTACTGTTTCTTGGAGTGGTGATTCAAGAAGAAATATCATAGTCTGGATGGACCATCGGGCTGTGAAACAAGCTGAGAAGATTAATTCTCGTAACTCACCGGTGTTACAATACTGTGGTGGATCTGTTTCACCAGAAATGCAGCCGCCAAAG CTTTTATGGGTGAAGGAAAATTTGCAAGAGTCTTGGTCAATGGTATTTAGGTGGATGGACTTGAGTGATTGGTTGTCATATAG AGCAACAGCAGATGATACTCGAAGTCTATGCACCACAGTATGCAAATGGACATATCTTGGTCATGCACACATGCAGCATATTAATGAGAAAGATTCTCGTGATATGGAAGCTTGTGGATGGGATGATGATTTTTGGGAGGAGATTGGCTTAGGTGATCTTGTTGAGGGCCATCATGCTAAGATTG GACGAAGTGTAGCTTTTCCAGGCCATGCTCTGGGTTCTGGTCTTACTCCTACTGCTGCAAAG GAACTTGGTCTTGTAGCCGGAACACCTGTGGGGACATCACTGATTGATGCACATGCTGGTGGTGTGGGGGTAATGGAAAGTCTACCTGAAAAAG AGAATGATAATGAAGCTATCTGCCATCGTATGGTGTTGGTCTGCGGCACTTCTACTTGTCACATGGCTGTATCACGGGACAAGCTATTTATTCCTGGGGTCTGGGGACCATTTTGGTCAg CGATGATACCTGAGTACTGGCTCACAGAAGGGGGGCAGAGTGCTACTGGTGCATTATTGGATTACATAATTGAAAGCCATGTTGCTTCTCCACGACTTGCAAACCATGCAGCTTCCCAAA AAACTTCCCTGTTTCAGCTACTGAACAGTATGTTGGAATCAATGATGCGTGAGCTGCAGTGTCCATTTATTGCTGCTTTGACTGAAGATACACATGTCCTTCCTGACTTCCATGGAAATAG GTCTCCCATTGCAGATCCCAAAGCAAAAGGAGTAGTTTTTGGATTGACCCTCGACCCTAGTGAGCAACAGTTGGCTCGTCTATACCTTGCCACTGTGCAGGCTATTGCATATGGTACACGTCATATTGTGGAGCATTGCAATGCTAATGGTCACAAG ATTGATACATTGCTTGCATGTGGTGGCCTCTCAAAAAATGCCCTTTTCATTCAAGAGCATGCAGATATTATTG GTTGCCCTATAATTCTTCCGCGTGAAAGTGAGTCAGTGCTTTTAGGGGCTGCTATTCTCGGTGCAGTTGCAGCAAAGAAGTATACTTGTCTCAGTGAGGCAATGAAAGCACTTAATGCAGCTGGTCAG GTCATTCATCCATCAACAGACTCAAGGGTGAAGAAGTATCATGATGCCAAATACAGTATTTTCCGTGAACTTTATCAGCAGCAGCTGTCGCAGCGTTCAATTATGGCTCAAGCTTTAGCATAG
- the LOC107941414 gene encoding FGGY carbohydrate kinase domain-containing protein isoform X2 — MDHRAVKQAEKINSRNSPVLQYCGGSVSPEMQPPKLLWVKENLQESWSMVFRWMDLSDWLSYRATADDTRSLCTTVCKWTYLGHAHMQHINEKDSRDMEACGWDDDFWEEIGLGDLVEGHHAKIGRSVAFPGHALGSGLTPTAAKELGLVAGTPVGTSLIDAHAGGVGVMESLPEKENDNEAICHRMVLVCGTSTCHMAVSRDKLFIPGVWGPFWSAMIPEYWLTEGGQSATGALLDYIIESHVASPRLANHAASQKTSLFQLLNSMLESMMRELQCPFIAALTEDTHVLPDFHGNRSPIADPKAKGVVFGLTLDPSEQQLARLYLATVQAIAYGTRHIVEHCNANGHKIDTLLACGGLSKNALFIQEHADIIGCPIILPRESESVLLGAAILGAVAAKKYTCLSEAMKALNAAGQVIHPSTDSRVKKYHDAKYSIFRELYQQQLSQRSIMAQALA, encoded by the exons ATGGACCATCGGGCTGTGAAACAAGCTGAGAAGATTAATTCTCGTAACTCACCGGTGTTACAATACTGTGGTGGATCTGTTTCACCAGAAATGCAGCCGCCAAAG CTTTTATGGGTGAAGGAAAATTTGCAAGAGTCTTGGTCAATGGTATTTAGGTGGATGGACTTGAGTGATTGGTTGTCATATAG AGCAACAGCAGATGATACTCGAAGTCTATGCACCACAGTATGCAAATGGACATATCTTGGTCATGCACACATGCAGCATATTAATGAGAAAGATTCTCGTGATATGGAAGCTTGTGGATGGGATGATGATTTTTGGGAGGAGATTGGCTTAGGTGATCTTGTTGAGGGCCATCATGCTAAGATTG GACGAAGTGTAGCTTTTCCAGGCCATGCTCTGGGTTCTGGTCTTACTCCTACTGCTGCAAAG GAACTTGGTCTTGTAGCCGGAACACCTGTGGGGACATCACTGATTGATGCACATGCTGGTGGTGTGGGGGTAATGGAAAGTCTACCTGAAAAAG AGAATGATAATGAAGCTATCTGCCATCGTATGGTGTTGGTCTGCGGCACTTCTACTTGTCACATGGCTGTATCACGGGACAAGCTATTTATTCCTGGGGTCTGGGGACCATTTTGGTCAg CGATGATACCTGAGTACTGGCTCACAGAAGGGGGGCAGAGTGCTACTGGTGCATTATTGGATTACATAATTGAAAGCCATGTTGCTTCTCCACGACTTGCAAACCATGCAGCTTCCCAAA AAACTTCCCTGTTTCAGCTACTGAACAGTATGTTGGAATCAATGATGCGTGAGCTGCAGTGTCCATTTATTGCTGCTTTGACTGAAGATACACATGTCCTTCCTGACTTCCATGGAAATAG GTCTCCCATTGCAGATCCCAAAGCAAAAGGAGTAGTTTTTGGATTGACCCTCGACCCTAGTGAGCAACAGTTGGCTCGTCTATACCTTGCCACTGTGCAGGCTATTGCATATGGTACACGTCATATTGTGGAGCATTGCAATGCTAATGGTCACAAG ATTGATACATTGCTTGCATGTGGTGGCCTCTCAAAAAATGCCCTTTTCATTCAAGAGCATGCAGATATTATTG GTTGCCCTATAATTCTTCCGCGTGAAAGTGAGTCAGTGCTTTTAGGGGCTGCTATTCTCGGTGCAGTTGCAGCAAAGAAGTATACTTGTCTCAGTGAGGCAATGAAAGCACTTAATGCAGCTGGTCAG GTCATTCATCCATCAACAGACTCAAGGGTGAAGAAGTATCATGATGCCAAATACAGTATTTTCCGTGAACTTTATCAGCAGCAGCTGTCGCAGCGTTCAATTATGGCTCAAGCTTTAGCATAG